TCCTTGCAGACCAGACACTAGGTGAATTCACTCCATCTTCCTATGAGTTGGTGGCCAAAGTTACCCAATATTTATGCTGGTGGAAGATACCATGTATTTAGTAGATTAGTCGAGGCCCAAGCTAGCTGACTCGAATAATATCTCTATTAGAAAAAGTGCATCTTTGTATATTACTGGTCTGGGGGAGTAATAAGTCTATTGAAAGATAATATAGGAGTTTTGTATCATTAAGTTTTTAATATTCCCAAACGACTGTGAAAAATGTTAATCTTTGTATGTAATTGGTCCTAGGGAAGTGACTGTTAAGTTATATTCCaaagtttcaatgatgacaatatTCACTTACCTTGGTTTGCAGGAACCGAAATCATCAAAAGGAAAGAATACTAATGAGAAGTTGTCCAAAGATGTGATTGCTGAATTAATCGACAAGAAGAACGAATCAAATTTTAGCACATCCATTCAGCCTCAATCTAAGGAAATCAGATTATAAATCAAGGAGCTATTGCCAGTAAATATTCAGTATCCATAATTAAGCTCAATCGTAGGCTTGAATGTCTCCTCAATGTAAGCCTGTGACAAGTAAAGTCACGATCAAATTTGATCCCTCCCAAGAGCAGGATTCGAAGAGGCACCCGTTGGGTCAAATCCCTTTGAAGATCTCGTGCCTCTATTTTTGGTCAAGGCTCAACGGCTCTCTTCTCTCCTATAAGAAGTCTGCTAAGATCAAATGGAAGATTTGAGCAACTACACACAGTGTTTTCTAAATATCTCTACCTCTTAGCCTAAGCACTGTAATCCTTAGTTTATCGGTGTCTCAAAAgataggaagaattagaacacaaaagagagttgtgtcaTTATTCAAAATTCATTATTGTTATACTTCGTTGGTGGTGAACGAATCAAAACCATCTGTATTGTAATACCTTCAAGATCTAAAgggaacccttgtgacccaagaaAAATTGGATGTAAGTACCACACCGgtaccgaaccagtataaaattaTTGTGTTATTCTCTCTACATTTACTGTTATCTTACATTCTGCTCTTAATCTAGCAACTAAAATCATCGTTAGTCGACTATTTTTTAAATAGACCACAATtcacccctcccccctcccccctcttataccttcaattggtatcagaacaAGGCTCACAATCTCTGCTTAACAACTGGTGAGAAAAAGATCATGGGATCTAACACTGTTGTTGGTGCACTATTTCAAGAAGGGACCTCTCAGTTTCGACCTCCTTATTTCAACGGACAACACTTTTCTCATTGGAAAGTGCATATGGAAACATACACGATGTCATATGAAATTAAAGTTTGGCGTGTGATCAAAAAGGAAAATCTTCCAATCCCACCAAAGAAGGATGCAAATGGTCAAGTCATCGTATCAATCGATCCTCTTGACTTAGATGACTACACTGATGAACAAGTTGCTGTCATAAATGTAAATGCCAAAGCAAACAATCTACTGTACAATGCTATCAGTGGAGAAGAGTATGAAAAGATATCAAGTTGTGAAAAAGCCAAAGAAATGTGGGACAAACTGGAGGTCACGTACGAAGGAACCAACAAAGTAAAAGAAACAAGGATCAATATTTTGGTTCGAGACTACGAGCTATTTTAAATGAAGGATGGAGAATCAGTGGAAGAGATATTCTCCAGGTTCAGCAAAATTCTTGGAGATCTGAAGTCCTTTGGCAGACCTATCAAAAGTGGTGAACAGGTTAGAAAAATTATGAGGAGTTTACCTACCATTTGGCAGCCAAAAGTCATCACTTTGGAATGTCAGGATCTTGACAAAATTTCCTATGATGAACTCAGACATGATCTAATTGCTTTTGAGAAAACTCACTTGGATAGACAAATTCAAGAAAGAAGAAAATTGTTGCCTTTAAGGCAACTGTGGCTGAactagaaaaagaagaagaagaagaagaataagaagaaggaggaggaggaggaggaggaggaggaggaggaggaggaggaggaggaaga
This region of Nicotiana tomentosiformis chromosome 4, ASM39032v3, whole genome shotgun sequence genomic DNA includes:
- the LOC138909188 gene encoding uncharacterized protein, which produces MGSNTVVGALFQEGTSQFRPPYFNGQHFSHWKVHMETYTMSYEIKVWRVIKKENLPIPPKKDANGQVIVSIDPLDLDDYTDEQVAVINVNAKANNLLYNAISGEEYEKISSCEKAKEMWDKLEVTYEGTNKVKETRINILVRDYELF